The following is a genomic window from Paralichthys olivaceus isolate ysfri-2021 chromosome 3, ASM2471397v2, whole genome shotgun sequence.
CAGACAATACATTTCAAGTCCTCATATCTTCctgaaccaacacacacacttgtgatgCAGCATTAATGAGGCTCTTGTCCTTTGTCCAGTCCTCTTGAACAACAACTGACTCATGTCTCCTCTCCAGCCGAGGATTCTCTATGGACTGTTTCTCAAACTATAGATGGATTGCTTACAAAGAGTTAGTGACATGTGTGAAACAAGCACATTAACAGGCATGTTCAACATAAATAGTTTTTCTTCCACTATTGATTCATTTTGCCTATAGATATTTAATCtataaatgattattttctttacagattaatcagtttattttcttcattaaatatattttctgcaaAACATCTTCTGACAGCTATGATTATTGTCCATCACAACACTATGGGATGTCCCAAAAcccaactagaatggcactcataAGCCATAACTCTGTCAAGGTCCCACACACCCTTTTTAAACCACATATAAATccatggatctgcaccaaattgcacacacagtTGCCTAATATCATCATATTTCATTCAAAGACGTAAACCAGAGAAATCGGAGACACTTGAGAACCGGCAACCATAATTTTTTTGATCTGATCTACTGTTGGATGTGCGTCATGGAATGGCAGGAGTGGTCTCTTGTTTGTTGCTCTTCCTAAAGTTTCTCCcatgtttttcaacatgtttatcatgtgttttctttttaaagtgagAGGCACAGAAGGGTTGGAATGTGTCTTATAGAGATTTTAAAGCTGTCTGACATACAGTGATTTGGCGCTCTTTTGATAAAACTGACTTGACTTCAGTCCTTGTGTTTCCCTGAACATTTCTGTCAGTACCTGCCTGcatattaaaatgtctttcctACAGTATGTTCATTATTATGCTTATGAGTCAGTTGTCCTAACATGATTTATAATTGCGGCTCAGTGTGATTCAGTGACTGTGAGAAGAGAGTTGTATGCTGTTACCATATAACAACATACAGTAGATTACTGTAAACCAGTCTCTCTCCGGCTCCAGCCTACTGATTTTGTAAAGATCCTTGACCCTCCCTTCTTCTTCACCTATCTGTCTGTCTTCGTCATAGGATCCGATCTGGCCTGTCCTATTGGCTTATGTAATGTCTTGTATATGTGTGTCTCATCCGTGTTATTGTCTCAGGTTTTTGTTGGGGCTTCCTGCAGGCAGCAAGCCGTCTGTCTCCGCACCACCATCACTATGTGCTCTGTTATTTCTGGATGTCATGTTGCTATGTTTTGTTCTCCAGCTGCTAAAAATAAACCCTTACCTCGCTGCTCATGGGCTTCAGATATGAACTGTATTGTGTTTGATTAGGGCGTGTAAATGGTGTTATTGTTTATTAGTTTGGCACAAAGTTGTTGTTTGTGAAGTGAAAGCTTTacggacacagagacacaaagagcagCAGGGTGCAGGGGCAGCCAAGGAGATAATGTCACCattgatgtgtgcatgtgatgtgGATAGGAGTGTCTCCATGTCAAGTGTGCTCTGGCTCCAGGGTCACCTCTGTCCCAGCTGTCTTAGGGGGTGCAGGCTTGGCATGCCCCTCCGACTTGCAAATACCCTCTATGCTCAGCCGAACACAAAAGCCATAGTTTCTTCACAGTGCACATGTGCTACACTTgacaacacacactctgaggCACCCTGACGGGCACACGACAAACCCCACGCAGGCCAACTGCTCCCTCAATCAAAGTGCACACGAGGTTTTAGCTTGACAGAGGAGAACAGCATCTCGCAGTTGGCCATTTAAGAGATTTAAGAAATATCCACTCGATGAAAGTGGATCATGCTACTAAAACAATTTAATGTAATTACGTTATTTCATTTGAGAAATAGAATACCTGACTAATAAGTGATTGAGTTTCTTTTTGCgtctttcagtttgtttcagtCTGAAATTGAGATTACCGGAATTGAGACCTTTAGCAGGCGTGCATGCCATAAAATCactctttcattaaaaacattcttGAGGAGCTGTGATGAGATATGTAGCCCCGTATGTAAGAGGAGCAGCTGACAGTTGGCTCAGTCAGGCTACGGCAGTTGCAGTCATGCACATttacacacgctcacacactcacagaagaAAAGTGGGGGTCAATaggaccccccccctcccgGGAACAAGACCAGCCATCTGCCGTTGGCCACAACGCTGGACCAGGCCTCACAcactcccacaaacacacacacacacacacgtgcacacacgccGCATTCAGTTTAACTTTCCTCCATACCCTACACCCTGCCCTACCCCCAACCTCTGTATCCacatgccccccccctccccaactTAACCACAcgcctttctctctccctctctctgccatGTTTTGCCATCCCGTACAGTGCATTAACCCACAGCGAACTTCAGTCGTGTGTGTGCTCTCCAGATGGACCTTGGAAATCCTGACTCCTCTTAGCCACATCAAAGCGAGTAGGGTAGTCTGCAAGTCACCACTGTAACTTCAGAAGTTAAGGTGGTTTGATTCAAGGACAGCGTGGGTAAATATATTGTCCGGGGGGTCTCTGTCTATCTCAGACTGCCTCTCATACAGCATTTGTAGTGAAGCACAGTGAAGGTGATGGTTTAAAGGACGAGCTTGGGCTTCGTATTCTTTGCCAGGAGAATGAATTCTTGTGCTTTCAAGCCTCCATTGTCTTAAGTCGATATCGACGCAGTGTCAAGCTTTAAAACGGAATCAACACAGTGGAATCAAGAAaacctctgtgtttctttggATACTGGGACCGGTAACAGACCGGAAGATGTACTGGGAACTGTGGCTGAGCCAGGTCACGGCCAGTGCTGCGCtacaatgcatgctggtccAGAACAAAGGTGAGCTAGCCTTGTGTGTCGATGTTGTGGCCCAGTTGAGACTTCAGGTATTATAGAGCTACATAGTATGGGATATGAGAAAGATCGTTGTAACTATTTAATGATATATTTCAGTGTGACAATCACACAGCTTGGAAAATCGCTCTACTCTTGTCTGTGTATGGCATGTGCTGGCCACATGGTGCAGAATTACAatggaaaatgtttaatttctaaATGAATATCTGCCAACTTTGCAAGATTACTGCAGTGGCACACTGTTTTTACTAAATTCTTTGAATTTGATTGTCCCAACCGAAACAGCtcaaaggaaaatgtgtttaacCACATAAATTCAGTCTGTCAGAAGTTTAGAATGAAAATCCTGCATCTATGAATGAGACTTGCTCATTATGGCCTCATGATTATTTAGTAGTTAATGAGAGTTTCATTCTGAATCCTCAAATTAAAAACCAGATCTGAGAGTATTGTTAACTTGTCAagttgtgtgtgattgttcACTCATTATCTCTCCATAACTTGACTTTTCAGAccagcttttgttttgttgagttTTGTGCCTGTCAGGTTGGTAACATGACGTTCCTCTTGCATTTATTAGTTTGGGTGTCTCTCCAATTACTACAACTATGACATATTTATATCTGTATTGCGGGTGACTGTGGCTCAGGCGCTAGAGCaagttgtccactaaccagaaggtcggcggtttGTCCCCCCTATTTCACGTGCGTGATAGATgcagtgtgagtgatgtgtgatagatgcagtgtatgaatgtgtgtgaatgagtgaaaagCAGAACTGTTCTGTAAAGCGAGAGCGTGTTCAAGACTAGAACAAGTTCTGtcaatgcagaacttttaccATGTGAGACgaaatattttcttatattgaCGATTGCGTTACAGCTGTTAATTGAAAAACAGTATGTCTCTATACCTacatcaaatatttgttttattttgatacaatgcagcatttgtgtgttttgttcgtAAAGAAGGAAATATGTATTCTCTTTTTTTGGCACTTTTACCAAAGCCTGACCGTGTTGGTAATAATTGCATCTGGTCTGTTCAAAGAattgctgcaggaggaggaaacagttaTGAGTTTCTTCTTTGATGGCAGAtgcttaaaaatgaaataatcataatcatcaGTCAATTTTGTTGTCTTGTTCTGTTTAAAATCCAAATCATACCCATgggatttgtttttcctcagtcTTCTTTTATATGAACTGTTAAGTTGTATTTTGACAAAGATAAAAATTATACAGAAATAATATTGTGTTGTACTTCATTGCCATATCCTTATGATCCAAATCATATAGTTACTTTTATAAATAATGAAGCCACATCACCTTGGTTATGGTctttaagtgttttgttttgctttcccTGTTGTTTGCTCACATGGTCAAAATATTACAAAGTAAAATCCAACCCTATACGAGTTAAATAAACACCTCTGGCTCAGTCATAACAAAAAAcgaaatactttttaaatgtagggtttgttgttttggattgtatttatgtttaaagTTGCTCTATTTTTAAACGAAGCAGAAAAacagcttttgtgttttaaaagttaCTTGTACTTCTTCCctacccccccctcctctcccactcGCTCACCATCTGTCCAGGCATGCAGTCACTTTGGCAGCAGCTGTCGAGTGTTGTACACATTAGCTACACATGTACGTGTTCATAATTGTGTGTCTGCGGGGGCGTGTGTTATGTAGCTATGGCGATCACCGCATCCTGTGTAGCGAGAGAGTCTTTCCTATCCCAGTGGTGCCGTAGCTCCTCCCTCCTACACTCTGTATATACTCGCGTAGAAAAGCACTCCCACCTTAGATCTTACCTAGCCCGGGCGAGACACGGCAGGTCTTTGTAGTCAGTGATAACAGTACTCTGCAGCGAGTGGACTGGTTAAAGTAATGCCTCTGAGGTGCCTGCAGGCAAACAGCAGTTTCGAGGAGGAATGGACAGCTCTGAGCCACTGTCCTCGTCACACTGGGTTCAAGCAAGAGACTGGGCCtggacagacaggtagacaaCCTGTAAGATGGACACCTAGGATTATGGAGTGTTAAATCAGCACCATTTGTTTAGAAGGTATCAGTCTTGTCATTGGGCTGCCCTACAACCATGAGAGTCATGAGATAGAACAGCAACAGGACAGTCAAGGACAGATATCAAAGATTATCAATGATCGATGATGATACTTCACTTTGATTTTCCCTTTTGACCTGTGTGAACGATGTTGCTTGTTTACAAGTCTAAtaatttctcttctttctctctgaccctttgtccccctctccctccagaAGCTCTCCACCGGCCGTTCGGCCTGGACTCTGCGGCACTGACTGAGGCGGTGCGCTGGAGCTCCAAAGAGAATCTACTGGGAGCGGCCGAAAGCGACCCCAACCTCTTCGTTGCACTTTATGACTTTGTCGCCAGTGGAGACAACACGCTCAGCATAACCAAAGGTAAACAGTGACACAGGGCAGTAGAATAATTGCATTGACCACAAAACTTTAATTCATCAGCTACCTCGAAAAAGATTTTGTCTTCGAGTCCACTGTTTCcatgcatcatcactgaaagttGTTGCCTAGGAATGTGATGTTACTCCCAGGAGAGGTTTTTCCATATCATACTTCAGCAACACTGTTGACATATGTAGCAACAGAGAATGATTCCCTCTTGTCTACCGAAGAGTCATCAGTAATACCCTCAGGGCAAGGCTGGTGATTGACAGTTCAGCGACTCCcagaaacagtgtttgtgtggtgaAGTGTAGTTATGACTTAGGAATGTTGTGTGTCACTAGAGCTCACCTAATAGTAATGGTAAATTTAACTTTTCATGACGGGAGCAGTTATCTAACCCCCAgctattcatttcttttttcacacataaacacaagcaAACTATACTTTAATTATAAGAGCTTGTTATCTGACAACCATGCAGGCATCACAACTTACATGCTTTAATTCTTGAACGATGTCTAAATCATTTCCCTATTTTCCTAATCCTCACTCTCTTATCTGTCACACGCACTCTTTGTTCAAACTTCCTCTCTTAACCAGCAGCAGTTAACCGGTTGACAAGCTTTTCCCTGAGCTTAAAATATCCCCATAATATGATCCAGAAGCTTCAGGCTTGTGTCCCGAACTGATCTAAAGTATTAAACGTGGCAGTGTGTTAATTATCCATCGTTTTAAGGCTTTACAGCCCAGTCGCTGCCTGGGATGGAAATGAAGTTTAGACCCTGACTCATGGAGTGAATCTAAGATTCCTCTCCACATGCGAGCACATGTGCACTCACAAAGACTTCACTCCACTTTTCCTATCTGTCCCGCTCTTTTTTGTGTCGCATGGAAACAGCCCCAGCCTCTAGTGCTGTGTTAATATGGAATTAGTTCaactgtaataataacaacaggtGGAGGATGTGCAGAGCAGAAAGAGGCTGATCACTGAGAAGGATTTAGCAGGCTCTTGTCTGGGGCTGATCACTGTCTCCTCTCCGTGCCAGGCCAAACCTAACTAGGCCAAACCAGGCCAGGCCCGATCACAACTCAGCTTCAGGCAGACatggtgtgtgagagagggaggcagtCAGTGTTTCCACTCCCACAAGACGTAGAGACAcagaagacagacacagaggagactGGTGGATTGGTGGGCTGGATGCGGATAACCAGCTCTGTTTAATGTAGCTCTGTGGATTTGCTGGCAAAGCGTCTTTAGCTCTAATAGCTCAACCTGCAGCTCTGGTTAGTGGTCACATGTTGGCTGGCCACAGATGTCTCACAGAGCGGACTGGAGGTCTGTACTTTAAATGTTAACTCTACTGTATTGGACTTATTAACATCCGTCTGCTACGCAATCCTTGTTGCTACCATTTGTCACAGTTTGGGGCATAAAGTGGCTGACTCATGATAGCCTGAGGCCACGTTCAGATCAACTTAAGCTGTGTCATGAAAAAACACAGCCCACTCATTCATTTCAACAAGGCATCACAGCGAGCTGACACAGGGGGGCTCCATTTTCAAATTGGCAGGGTTGTCTGGTTAAAAATTTGAAACAGGCgccactcaaaaaaaaaaaaaaaaagcatcatctGGCAAGGTGCTGCACTGGTCGATCAAATATATGCAAATGCATCGCGGGTAGATCAAGGAAATGACATTTTCATCTgcttgttagttagcaggattatgcaaaaactattggGCAGATTGCCCTGacactttgtggaaggatgtggtatgggttaatttctttaacatttcgcTTTTCAAAGTTCATTTATATCTCAGagaaaaattcatggatctaatGAAAACCAAGCAGACGTGTTTAGGAgattgagtgtgtgcaatttggtgcagatccaaataaaaatccagatttagTGATTTTCAATGTGGTTTAATAAGGAGACGGTTGGGCCTTAGTGGAGGTAGTAGTACTATTATATGAATAGTTTATTTCTACTGTTTACTTCTACATCCAGGAATAAAAGGCAGTCTACAGGATGAGTGGTGGAACTGCAGTGATGCCTCCTCTGGCAGATGGTCAATTCCAGCCTGCCACTGTCaaccctctgtctccctctatcTAATCCCCCATCCTACCTGCAGGACTCATCACGCTACCatcctgtgttgttgttgtaccGATggctccctcccttctccagtCTCCCAACACATCAGCTTCTCCACTCCCTCATTTCTCCCGCACTGACGTCAGTGGCAGATCAGACCAAGTCGTTACATGCCTGGTTTTGCTGAGCCTTCTATGACTGATCCGCAGTTCACCCAACCCTATCATTGTTCCATAGCTTTTGATGTAGTTTCAACTAGAGGCACGTTGTATACGTGGCCCCTTTTACTTCTATCAGATGCAGTATTAAGGTATTTTGACCAGTGTGGGCACCTCataaaaaagatctgaatcaaaaacaaacaaaagaaatcctCTACCCAGAATATGATGTTTAGTTTTCCTTCTATTTTTAATATTGAACTTTTAGGCATTTCTGTTTTAGATACGTTGTTTATTGAGACACTTTGTATCCATCGGGCCATTTCTTCCACCGTTTGAACCAAACATGTTTCCCCTCCCGTTTACAGGTGAGAAGCTGCGTGTGCTCGGCTACAACCAGAATGGAGAGTGGAGTGAAGTGCGCTCAAAGAATGGCCAGGGTTGGGTGCCGTCCAACTACATCACACCAGTCAACAGTCTGGAGAAGCACAGCTGGTACCACGGGCCCGTGTCTCGCAGCGCTGCAGAGTACCTGCTCTCATCCCTCATCAACGGGAGTTTTCTGGTCCGGGAAAGCGAGAGCAGCCCCGGGCAGCTGTCCATATCTCTGCGCTATGAAGGGAGAGTCTACCACTACCGCATCAATACCGCCTCTGATGGAAAGGTAGACAGACACATGAACAGTTTGGGCGTACTTCATATTTCGTGGATTAAGTTTTGCGTGTGGACAGAGTTTAccttttttctgtcattgtccACCTTCATgcatgctcctcctcctcaggtgtATGTGACATCCGAGAGCCGTTTCGCCACCCTGGCCGAGCTGGTCCACCATCACTCCACTGTAGCCGACGGCCTGGTCACCACATTGCACTACCCAGCACCCAAATGCAACAAGCCCACAGTGTACGGTGTGTCACCCATCCATGACAAGTGGGAAATGGAGCGCACAGACATCACCATGAAGCACAAGCTCGGAGGGGGCCAGTATGGGGAGGTGTACGTAGGAGTGTGGAAGAAGTACAACCTCACGGTCGCTGTCAAGACGCTCAAGGTTGGTTGGTAGATTTCTCTGAAAGCAACTGTAGAAAGTTATGTTTCAAAATATCCTATGGATATCCTAGGATCCCAGAACCgtttaatgtttaaatgatgGGGCATGGGCATAACAATGGTTTTAGATCACCACCTGCAGGCGGAGTTTGGTATTACATGATCATAACTGAAGACACTATATGTAACCTTTTTCTTTACATGTCTGTCTTTATAAAAAGCATCATTCttatgtctctctttctgtttccaaAATCACAGGAGGACACAATGGAGGTGGACGAATTTCTAAAAGAGGCAGCAGTTATGAAGGAGGTTAAACACCCAAACCTCGTTCAGCTACTAGGTCAGTAATACTGAAAATCACTGATGATATTTTACtgttatacatttttaaatttaatgcACCACTACAAAAAACCACTAACTCTGCTATTTACTTCATGGTTTCTGCATTTTTACATGAAGATTTTCTTGCCTCCTGAATATACACCGTTGCTGGCTTTGGCGCACATGTTCACAATTTTGGTTGGCATCTGTATTCTTCATAGGTGTGTGTACCCTGGAGCCTCCGTTTTATATCGTAACTGAGTACATGCCACATGGAAACCTACTGGACTACTTGCGAGATTGTGAAAAAGAGGAGGT
Proteins encoded in this region:
- the abl2 gene encoding tyrosine-protein kinase ABL2 isoform X6, whose protein sequence is MPLRCLQANSSFEEEWTALSHCPRHTGFKQETGPGQTEALHRPFGLDSAALTEAVRWSSKENLLGAAESDPNLFVALYDFVASGDNTLSITKGEKLRVLGYNQNGEWSEVRSKNGQGWVPSNYITPVNSLEKHSWYHGPVSRSAAEYLLSSLINGSFLVRESESSPGQLSISLRYEGRVYHYRINTASDGKVYVTSESRFATLAELVHHHSTVADGLVTTLHYPAPKCNKPTVYGVSPIHDKWEMERTDITMKHKLGGGQYGEVYVGVWKKYNLTVAVKTLKEDTMEVDEFLKEAAVMKEVKHPNLVQLLGVCTLEPPFYIVTEYMPHGNLLDYLRDCEKEEVNAVVLLYMATQISSAMEYLEKKNFIHRDLAARNCLVGENHVVKVADFGLSRLMTGDTYTAHAGAKFPIKWTAPESLAYNTFSIKSDVWAFGVLLWEIATYGMSPYPGIDLSQVYDLLEKGYRMEQPEGCPPKVYELMRACWQWSPLDRPSFAEIHQAFETMFHDSSISEEVAEELCKTASSGHCGPLHSFSHDMPLLPSKSRTLHKHTENKENIEGGLDGRSDHGTHSHSGTARHPCLTTNQSGAPHYDSAGTREDADAEGRLRRRRAQRMRRRAVIFLSN